The following coding sequences lie in one Arthrobacter sp. PGP41 genomic window:
- a CDS encoding DUF3097 domain-containing protein, translated as MQYQNWGPRDLSAPAKTELPEVPVERGMVLEDVQSGWVGAVTRVEKSGGMHVVALEDRRGKSRSFRLGFGFLLEGQAIKLLPPAPRQAAGAVAGPGRTASGSVRVAGHRAQVAKASRIWVEGKHDAELVEKVWGDDLRVEGIVVEPLHGIDDLAAAVAEFRPGPGRRLGVLVDHLVPDSKESRIADAVMASPGAAGNVLIVGHPYVDVWQAIRPAVLGIEQWPVVPRGQDWKTGILAAFGWPHATKEDIGLGWQKLLGAVRSYADLEASLLGRVEEVIDFLTVP; from the coding sequence ATGCAGTACCAGAACTGGGGCCCACGCGACTTGTCCGCTCCCGCAAAAACTGAACTGCCCGAGGTTCCCGTTGAACGGGGAATGGTGCTTGAGGATGTCCAGTCCGGCTGGGTGGGCGCCGTGACCCGGGTGGAAAAATCCGGCGGCATGCACGTGGTCGCCCTGGAGGACAGGCGCGGAAAGTCCCGGTCCTTCCGGCTTGGTTTCGGGTTCCTCCTCGAAGGCCAGGCCATTAAGCTCCTGCCCCCGGCCCCGCGGCAGGCCGCCGGTGCCGTTGCCGGACCCGGCCGGACCGCCTCCGGGTCCGTCCGGGTGGCCGGCCACCGGGCACAGGTGGCCAAGGCCAGCCGCATCTGGGTGGAAGGAAAGCACGACGCCGAACTGGTGGAAAAGGTCTGGGGAGACGACCTGCGCGTGGAAGGCATCGTCGTCGAACCCCTGCACGGCATTGATGACCTGGCGGCGGCAGTTGCAGAGTTCAGGCCGGGACCGGGCAGGCGCCTGGGCGTCCTGGTGGACCACCTGGTGCCGGATTCCAAGGAATCCCGCATTGCGGACGCCGTCATGGCCTCGCCGGGTGCTGCGGGGAACGTCCTGATTGTGGGCCACCCTTACGTGGACGTGTGGCAGGCCATCCGGCCCGCCGTCCTGGGCATTGAGCAGTGGCCGGTAGTGCCGCGCGGGCAGGACTGGAAGACCGGGATCCTCGCAGCGTTCGGCTGGCCCCATGCCACAAAGGAAGACATCGGGCTTGGCTGGCAGAAACTGCTCGGCGCCGTCCGCTCGTACGCGGACCTGGAAGCTTCCCTGCTGGGCAGGGTCGAGGAAGTCATCGACTTCCTCACCGTGCCCTGA
- a CDS encoding DUF4870 domain-containing protein, protein MAENARDHRDSPGGQGRSEYHGVPANALPLTASEDRQWATMAHFGGILGCVPSLLIYLIFRDRGPFTAQESKEALNFSLPPTIAALVANILVVFVPVIGNVFAVIATLIWIALTCFSVAAGIHVNRGQPHRYQYNLRWIK, encoded by the coding sequence GTGGCAGAAAACGCACGCGATCACAGGGACAGCCCGGGCGGCCAGGGCCGTTCGGAGTACCACGGCGTTCCCGCGAATGCGCTGCCCCTGACGGCCAGCGAAGACCGGCAATGGGCCACCATGGCGCACTTCGGGGGCATCCTGGGCTGCGTTCCGTCGCTGCTGATCTACCTGATCTTCCGGGACCGCGGCCCCTTCACGGCGCAGGAATCCAAGGAAGCCCTGAACTTCAGCCTCCCGCCCACCATTGCTGCCCTGGTGGCGAACATCCTGGTGGTCTTCGTCCCCGTGATCGGCAACGTCTTCGCCGTTATTGCCACCCTCATCTGGATTGCGCTCACCTGCTTTTCGGTGGCGGCCGGCATCCATGTCAACCGTGGCCAGCCGCACCGCTATCAGTACAACCTGCGCTGGATCAAGTAA
- the hemW gene encoding radical SAM family heme chaperone HemW, with the protein MPSTLPLGDPAPSDGLLPSQAADGAAGRAFGLYVHIPFCAVRCGYCDFNTYTATELGGGASQDAYAATAASEVSLAAKVLAESGLPARPLSTVFFGGGTPTLLPAGDLALILRRAIGEWGIEDGAEVTTEANPDSVTPESLAILKEAGFTRVSFGMQSAVPHVLKVLDRTHTPSRVPQVVQWARDAGLAVSLDLIYGTPGESLDDWRYSLETALSYQPDHISAYALIIEEGTKLAAQIRRGEVPGIDDDDHADKYELADDLITKAGLGWYEVSNWARTPEQACRHNLAYWRGDDWWGIGPGAHSHVGGVRWWNVKHPTAYAGRLAQGVSPAAGRETLDQETRGVERVMLEARLQSGLEVSSLGPEGRHEVAGLIADGLVDPAAAFRGRLVLTLKGRLLADAVVRRVLPA; encoded by the coding sequence ATGCCTAGCACTCTTCCCCTCGGCGACCCGGCGCCGTCGGACGGTCTCCTGCCTTCGCAGGCAGCCGACGGTGCTGCGGGCCGGGCGTTCGGACTTTACGTCCACATTCCGTTCTGCGCCGTCCGCTGCGGCTATTGCGACTTCAACACCTATACCGCCACGGAGCTCGGCGGCGGCGCCTCGCAGGACGCCTATGCCGCAACCGCCGCCTCCGAAGTGTCCCTGGCAGCCAAGGTTCTGGCGGAATCAGGGCTTCCTGCGCGCCCGCTCAGCACGGTGTTTTTTGGCGGCGGCACACCAACCCTGCTTCCCGCCGGGGACCTCGCCCTGATCCTGCGGCGCGCCATAGGAGAGTGGGGAATCGAGGACGGCGCCGAGGTCACCACGGAGGCGAACCCGGACTCCGTCACACCTGAATCACTTGCCATCCTGAAGGAAGCCGGCTTCACCCGAGTCTCCTTCGGCATGCAGTCTGCAGTGCCGCACGTCCTCAAAGTGCTTGACCGGACCCACACCCCCAGCCGTGTCCCGCAGGTTGTGCAGTGGGCCCGGGACGCCGGACTGGCTGTGAGCCTGGACCTCATCTACGGCACGCCGGGGGAGTCCCTGGACGACTGGCGGTACTCCCTGGAGACGGCGCTGTCGTATCAGCCGGACCACATCAGCGCCTACGCGCTGATCATCGAGGAGGGCACCAAGCTCGCCGCCCAGATCCGCCGTGGCGAAGTTCCAGGGATCGACGACGACGACCACGCCGACAAGTACGAGCTCGCCGACGACCTCATCACCAAAGCAGGCCTGGGCTGGTACGAGGTCAGCAACTGGGCCCGCACGCCGGAGCAGGCGTGCCGCCACAACCTCGCTTACTGGCGCGGTGACGACTGGTGGGGGATCGGGCCCGGCGCCCACTCGCATGTGGGCGGCGTGCGGTGGTGGAACGTCAAACACCCCACGGCCTACGCCGGACGCCTCGCGCAGGGTGTGTCACCGGCGGCCGGCAGGGAAACCCTGGACCAGGAGACCCGGGGCGTCGAGCGTGTGATGCTCGAGGCCCGCCTCCAGTCCGGCCTCGAAGTGTCGTCGCTGGGCCCGGAAGGACGGCATGAGGTTGCCGGGCTGATCGCGGACGGCCTGGTGGATCCTGCTGCCGCTTTCAGGGGCAGGCTGGTCCTCACCCTCAAAGGCAGGCTGCTGGCAGACGCGGTGGTCCGCCGGGTCCTGCCGGCCTGA
- the lepA gene encoding translation elongation factor 4 → MSPMARTAPVPAATDPAIIRNFCIIAHIDHGKSTLADRMLQFTGVVQSRDMKAQYLDRMDIERERGITIKSQAVRMPWELDGVSYALNMIDTPGHVDFTYEVSRSLAACEGAILLVDAAQGIEAQTLANLYLAMENNLTIIPVLNKIDLPAAQPEKYAAELASLIGGEPEDVLRVSGKTGMGVEALLDKIVRDLPAPQGDANAPARAMIFDSVYDTYRGVVTYVRVVDGMLHPRERIQMMSTRATHELLEIGVSSPEPTPSKGLGVGEVGYLITGVKDVRLSKVGDTVTNLAKPAAESLPGYADAKPMVFSGLYPLDGTDYPVLRDALEKLMLNDAALVYEPETSAALGFGFRVGFLGLLHLEITRERLEREYNLDLISTAPNVEYEVTLEDKKVVHVTNPSEYPSGKISEVREPMVAATILAPNEFVGAIMELCQSRRGVMGGMDYLSEDRVEIRYRLPLAEIVFDFFDILKSKTRGYGSLDWKADGDQVADLVKVDIMLQGEQVDAFSAITHRDKAYAYGVMMTTKLRELIPRQQFEVPIQAAIGSRIIARESIRAIRKDVLAKCYGGDISRKRKLLEKQKEGKKRMKMVGRVEVPQEAFIAALTTDESKDKAKK, encoded by the coding sequence GTGTCTCCCATGGCCCGCACCGCCCCGGTGCCCGCCGCGACAGATCCGGCCATTATTCGGAATTTCTGCATCATCGCGCACATTGACCACGGTAAATCCACCCTGGCCGACCGGATGCTGCAGTTCACCGGAGTGGTCCAGTCCCGCGACATGAAGGCCCAGTACCTGGACCGGATGGACATCGAACGCGAGCGTGGCATCACCATCAAGTCCCAGGCCGTCCGCATGCCCTGGGAGCTGGATGGCGTCAGCTACGCGCTGAACATGATCGACACCCCCGGACACGTTGACTTCACCTACGAGGTCTCCCGTTCCCTGGCGGCCTGCGAGGGAGCAATCCTCCTGGTGGATGCGGCACAGGGCATCGAGGCGCAGACCCTTGCCAACCTTTACCTGGCGATGGAAAACAACCTGACCATCATCCCGGTCCTGAACAAGATCGACCTTCCGGCGGCGCAGCCTGAGAAGTACGCGGCTGAACTTGCCAGCCTGATCGGCGGCGAACCGGAGGACGTGCTGCGGGTATCGGGAAAGACCGGCATGGGCGTGGAAGCGCTGCTGGACAAAATCGTCCGCGACCTGCCGGCTCCCCAAGGTGATGCCAATGCCCCGGCCCGCGCAATGATTTTCGACTCCGTCTACGACACCTACCGCGGCGTGGTCACGTATGTCCGCGTGGTGGATGGCATGCTGCACCCCCGCGAACGCATCCAGATGATGTCAACGCGTGCCACGCACGAACTCCTTGAGATTGGCGTGAGCTCCCCGGAGCCGACGCCCTCGAAGGGCCTCGGCGTCGGCGAGGTGGGATATCTCATCACCGGGGTAAAGGATGTCCGGCTGTCCAAGGTCGGCGATACCGTCACCAACCTCGCCAAGCCGGCTGCTGAATCCCTGCCCGGCTACGCCGATGCCAAGCCGATGGTCTTCTCCGGCCTGTACCCGCTGGACGGGACGGACTACCCGGTGCTGCGCGATGCACTGGAAAAGCTGATGCTCAACGATGCCGCCCTGGTTTACGAGCCGGAGACCTCCGCTGCGCTGGGTTTCGGGTTCCGGGTGGGCTTCCTGGGCCTGCTCCACCTGGAAATCACCCGCGAGCGGCTCGAACGCGAATACAACCTGGACCTGATTTCCACGGCCCCCAATGTGGAATACGAGGTGACGCTGGAGGACAAGAAGGTGGTCCACGTGACCAACCCCAGCGAATACCCGTCCGGCAAGATCTCCGAGGTCCGCGAGCCGATGGTGGCGGCCACCATCCTGGCGCCGAACGAATTCGTCGGTGCCATCATGGAGCTGTGCCAGAGCCGCCGCGGCGTCATGGGAGGAATGGATTACCTGTCCGAGGACAGGGTGGAAATCCGGTACCGCCTGCCGCTCGCCGAGATTGTGTTCGACTTCTTCGACATCCTCAAGTCCAAGACCCGCGGCTACGGCTCGCTCGACTGGAAGGCAGACGGCGACCAGGTGGCGGACCTCGTCAAGGTGGACATCATGCTCCAGGGCGAACAGGTGGATGCCTTCTCCGCCATCACGCACCGCGACAAGGCCTACGCCTACGGCGTGATGATGACCACCAAGCTGCGCGAACTCATTCCGCGCCAGCAGTTCGAGGTGCCCATCCAGGCGGCCATCGGCTCCAGGATCATCGCCCGGGAAAGCATCCGCGCCATCCGCAAGGACGTCCTGGCCAAGTGCTACGGCGGTGACATCTCCCGTAAGCGCAAACTGCTCGAGAAGCAGAAGGAAGGCAAGAAGCGCATGAAGATGGTGGGACGCGTTGAGGTCCCCCAGGAAGCCTTTATCGCCGCGCTCACCACGGATGAGTCCAAGGACAAGGCCAAGAAGTAG
- a CDS encoding type II toxin-antitoxin system PemK/MazF family toxin, with protein MVLNLRSLQDAVRTGLRALRDAARTSAAPGPGSSRGRAAPAAGDVYPGDFQGRFSVRYAPRPDGEPDPGEVVWAWVPYEEDHSRGKDRPVLLVGRSGSYLLGVMLTSRDRVPEAATSQDYVDLGAGAWDRQGRASEARLDRIVQLRPDGIRREGAVLDRARFDTVAAGLRRRHGWT; from the coding sequence ATGGTTCTCAATCTCCGCTCACTGCAGGATGCCGTCAGGACAGGCCTCCGGGCACTGCGTGACGCCGCCAGGACTTCCGCTGCGCCTGGCCCCGGCTCCTCCCGCGGCCGCGCGGCGCCCGCGGCTGGCGACGTCTATCCAGGGGACTTCCAGGGCCGGTTCAGCGTCCGCTACGCACCGAGGCCCGATGGTGAACCGGATCCGGGTGAGGTGGTATGGGCGTGGGTGCCCTACGAAGAGGACCACAGCCGGGGCAAAGACCGCCCAGTGCTTCTAGTTGGACGCAGCGGCAGCTACCTGCTGGGGGTAATGCTCACCAGCAGGGACCGCGTCCCCGAAGCTGCCACCTCACAGGACTATGTCGACCTGGGCGCCGGCGCCTGGGACCGGCAGGGCAGGGCCAGCGAAGCCCGGCTGGACCGGATCGTGCAGCTTCGGCCGGACGGCATCCGGCGGGAGGGTGCTGTCCTGGACCGTGCGCGCTTCGATACCGTGGCGGCCGGACTGCGCAGGCGACACGGCTGGACGTAA
- the rpsT gene encoding 30S ribosomal protein S20, translated as MANIKSQKKRILTNEKARLRNNAVKSELKTAIRAVNTAVESTDKDAAAAALVTASRKLDKAVSKGVLHKNNAANRKSAISKKVNAL; from the coding sequence GTGGCGAATATCAAGTCCCAGAAGAAGCGCATCCTCACCAACGAGAAGGCACGCCTGCGCAACAACGCAGTCAAGTCGGAGCTGAAGACGGCCATCCGCGCCGTCAACACCGCCGTTGAGTCCACGGACAAGGATGCAGCTGCTGCTGCCCTGGTTACTGCCAGCCGCAAGCTGGACAAGGCTGTCAGCAAGGGTGTTCTGCACAAGAACAACGCAGCGAACCGCAAGTCGGCGATCTCCAAGAAGGTCAACGCACTGTAA